The genomic segment GGTACAAGCGGCTGATGGAGGCGGACGCGCGCGTACGCGGCGATGAGTCGGCCTCCGAGGCGCTCAAGGCCTACAACGGCGCCGTCATGAAGATCGCCGAGAAGGAACAGAAACGCCAGCCGATCGAGGTCGAGGAGAAGCGGGCGGTGGAGCGGCTGCGCGGCGCGGTGGTGGCGAACGAGGCGATCAAGGCGTTCATGCAGGCCCAGGCGGATTATGCGGAATTGATGAAGAAGATGAACGACGCGATTTACAGTCAACTCGAAGCGCCGAGCGAAGACACGGAGGAATAATCGCCGGCGCGGCTCAGGCGTCGGCCGTTTCGTCCGGTTCCACCTCTTCGAAGCCCTTGTAGAGCCGTTCCTCGAACATGCGGTTCCAGGAGGTCCATCGGCGAGCCGGGTCGGCGTCGGCGCCGACATCGCGGAAGAAGGCGTGGAGTTTGGCGTCGAGATTGTCAAGGTGGTGCAGGGCGAAGGCCTCGGCGGTCATCGGCAGTTTGGGGCTCCCGAACGCGTACTGGCCGTGGTGCGCGAGGATCATGTGGCGGAGGACGTCGGCCAACTCTTCCGGGAAGTCGGCGCCTCCGCAGGATGCGGAACGTCCCGCCGGGGCTGCGCCAGCGGCGCGGACGGCTGCGATTTTCTCGTCGAGCATCCGGACGCCCTGGACGAGATGGCCGACGAGGCGCCCGGGGTCCGTGTAGCCGAGTGCTTTCTCGTACGCAAGTTCGCGGGTCTTGCCGAGGTCGTGCCAGAGGACGCCCACCAGGAGGATGTCGCGGTCGAGTTTGGGGTAGTGTCGGCAGACGAGGACGGCGGCCTCGGCGACGCTGAGGGTGTGTTCCACGAGGCCGCCGAGGTAGGCGTGGTGCAACTTTTCGGCGGCCGGGGCGCGCTTGAAGTTCTCAATGAGCGTCTTGTCGTCCCAGACGGCTCCGACGAGGGCCTTGAGGGCCGGCCGCTCGATCTCATCCAGGATGGCCTTGAGGCGCGCGAGGTCCTGCTCGGGGTCACCGGGCCCGACGGGGAGGAAGTCGGCGGCGGTGACTTCGCTTTCCCTGGCGGGTCGCATGGCCTCGATGACGACCTGGAGTTCGCCGCCGTATTCGCCGACGCGCCCCTTCACGAGCGCGTAACCTTCCTGGGGGATGGCGGCGAAGAGGGCCTCGGTGGCGTCCCACATGATGGCGCGCAGTTCGCCGGTGCGGTCCCGCAGGCGTGCCGAGATGAAGTACGCCCCCTTTTTGGTGGTCCGAAAATCCTTCGAGGCCACCTGGTAGACGTCCTCGACGATCTGGCCTGGGGCTCTGAGTTGCTCAATGTAGGTTCTCGGCATCGAATCTCCTAGCGTCCGAGGTCTTTGAGGGTTTCCTGGCAGAGGCGTTGGAACGCCTCGACGGTGACGTACTCCACGTGGCTGTCGGCGAAGAGGACGTTCAGGCCCTTTTGGGGCGCTTCGCCGCGGGAGAGAATCTCGTAGGCGAGAACCTTGGCCCACGGCTGCTTTGCGGCGGATTCCTTGGTGAGAGGCACCAGGCAATAGTCGCCGTCCGGGGAATGTGTCGCCCGGACCGGGTTCTCGAGGATCCGCAGGTCCGCCAGGTACTTCGGAAAGAGGGCCGAGAGGCTCGTCGGATAGGCGCCCTGGTCCGCGAGGAACGCCTGGACGGCCAGGCCGATCTGGCGGAGATTGTTCGCGCTCCGCACGCGTTCCTTTTCGCCCTCGGCGCCTGCCGACATCTGGGCGACGAGTTGCTCGAGATTCGCACGGCTCATGGCGAGGCGGACGGCTTTGGCGTCGGCCTGGGCGAGATAAAGGGGCGTCTCGGGCGGCTTGTCCAGCGCCACGCCGCCGAAGAGAGCGGGCAGCGCGATGGCCAACGGGTCGGCCATGGCCTGGGCCACCGCGGCGGCGGCGGGGGCGAGGCGGCCTTCGCCGAACGCGAACGTGGCCCTGAGAGCGGCCTCGGAGTCGGCGAGGTTCACCGAGCCCGCCGCCGATGCGGCATCCAGCGCGAGGGCGATGAGATTATAGCGAAGAACGAACTCCAGGACGGGACCCGGGTACGTCTTCGGCTTCAGGTAACGCCGGCGATCCTTTTCGAACTCGGTGCGGATGGCGGCTTTGAGTTTCTCGGGCATGCGGCCGGCGAACGTGATCTCGCCGGGCACGTCTAACTCGCGGCGCGGCCAGGGCGGCGTTTGCCACAGCGTGGTGGCGGCGTTCAGCATCGGCGCCAGATACGCCGGCATCGCGATCACGACCGTCCGGGAGGCCGGTAGGGCCACCAGAATTTCCGGGGCGATCTTATACACGGGAATCGAGACACCGGGAAACTCGACCGGCTGGGAATCGCCGACGTTCTTAAAGAGCGTCTGCGGGGTCACATCGCGCGCAAGCGCCAGGATTCCGCCCGCCAGCGGCTCGTCCGGATTGCCGTTCTCCTGGTAAACGATCTGGAAGCAGAAAACGCCCGCCGAAACGTCCTTCTCGAAATCGAGGGCGAGTTCGAACTCCTCGGCGATCCTCCCGGCCGAACCCCAGACTGCATTGAAGCGTTTCCAAAGGTCCGTCGCGGCGAGGGCGTCCATGCGCACCAGAGTCGCACAATCCGAATCGGGGGGAACATAGTTGAGGATGCGGAGGTCGGCGTCGGGCGGCACGTAGGCCAAGACGCCGGTCGCCGCATCCAGGGCCGGCGGCGGCACAGGCTGCGCCCACAGGGGCGATGCCAGGAAGACGAACGCCGGCAGAAGCCATGCTCGTCTTCTCATGCGACGACTCCTTTCCGAGGGGCTTGCCGGACGTCCCGCCATTATAGGGCCGAGCCCGCCAAGCCGCCAATCAAGTTTTCCTTGCCGAGAGGACGGCCCGCTTCTATGATTCGACCATTCCAGCGGAGTGGCGGTTCCGCACTCTCCGAAAGAAAAGCGCCCATGCCGAGCGAATACGAAGCGCAGCGACGCAAGAAGGCCGACGCCCTGCGGGCGATGGGCCTCGACCCGTTCGGCCGGCGGTTTCCGGACGGGATTAGTGCGGCGGAGGCCCGCCGGCGGTTCGAGGCGGCCGGCGAAGGGGCCCCCGCGCGGGTCGCGGGGCGGCTGATGGCCGTCCGCGAGTTCGGCAAACTCGTCTTCGCCGACCTCGTGGACTGGACGGGACGGATCCAGGTGGCGTTCAGCCGCAAGACCCTGCCCGAGGCCGTCTGGGAGAAGGTCAAGCAGTTGGACCTCGGCGACTGGGTCGGCGTCGAGGGGCGGCTCACGAAGACGCGGACGGGCGAGGTGACGGTTGCCGTCGAGACGCTCGAGATCCTCGCCAAGGCGCTCCTGCCGCCGCCGGAGAAATGGCACGGCCTCCAGGACGTCGAGGCCCGGTACCGCCAGCGGTACGTGGACCTCTTTGCGAACCCCGAGGTGCGGGACCTTTTTCTCGCGCGGTCGCTCATCCTGGAGGAGACGCGCCGGTTCCTGAAGGAACGCTCGTTCGTCGAGGTCGAGACGCCGGTCCTTCAGCCGATCTACGGCGGGGCGGCGGCCAGGCCGTTCACCACCCATCACAACACGCTCGACGTGGACCTGTACCTTCGGATCTCGCCGGAACTGTACCTGAAGCGGCTGCTGGTGGGCGGGATGGAACGCGTCTTCGAGATCGGGCGCGTCTTCCGCAACGAGGGCGTCTCCACGCGCCACAACCCCGAGTTCACCATGCTTGAGGCCTACCAGGCCTACGCCGACTACACCGACATGATGGAACTGACGGAAAGCCTGGTGGAACACCTCGCGCGGACGGTGTCGGGCGGCAAGACGTGTCTTAAGTTCGGCGAACACCCGATCGAGTACCGGGCGCCGTGGCGGCGGGCGAAATACGCGGACCTCCTCGAGGAGCACGCGGCCGTGCGCCTGGGCGACGAGGAGGCCGTTCGCGCGAAGGCCCGCGCCCTGGGGCTCGAAGAATCCAACAAGCACGTCGACATCGTGACGCACGACCTGTTTGAGCGCACGGTCGAGGAGCACCTGGTGCAGCCGGTGTTCGTGATGGACTGGCCCGCGCGGCTCTGCCCGCTGACGAAGCGCAAAGCGGACGACCCGACAATCGCCGAGCGGTTCGAGCCCATGGTCGCGGGGATGGAACTCGGAAACGCGTACACGGAACTGAACGACCCGGACATGCAGGAAGCGGCGCTCCGACTGCAACTCGAGGGCCAGAAGGAAACGATGGCGGTGATGGACGAGGATTTTCTGGCGGCGCTGAAGCACGGGATGCCGCCGGCCGGCGGGCTGGGGATCGGGATGGACCGGCTGGTGATGCTCCTGGTGGGGGCGCCGAGCATCCGGGACGTGGTGCTGTTTCCGCAACTGAGGCCGCGCGCGACGTAAGGGCGCACGGGCCGCTGCGGGCGGGCGGAGGTGACAGGGGATGGGCGAGTGGCTGGCCTGGCCTTGGTTCTGGCCGACGGTCGCCGCCGGCGGGGCGGTGGTTATTGCTCTGGCGGCGCTGATGCTTCTCTCTCCCGTTTATAAACATATCATCTGCCTGAAATACCTTTTCGGCGGATGGAAGGCGGTCGTCCCGATCGTCTCGGCGTTGCCGGCGGCGCTCGGCGTGTTTCTGCTGATCCTCGTCTTTGCGATCATGGACGGGTTCGTGAACGAGACGCGCGAGATGACGCGCGGAACGCTCGCGGACATCATCGTGGACGCCCACCTGGGCGGCATGCCGTATTACGACGAGTTCGCGGACCGCATCGAGCGGATCGAGGGGGTCGAGGTCGCGACGCCCGTCATTCAGTCGTACGTCGTCGTGCGCGTGAAGCCCTCGGGCGAGTACCGCTTCGTCAAGCCGATCGTTCGCCCGTGCCTGCTGCTGGGCATCCGTCCGGCGGAGAAAGCGAAAATGGGGCGGTTCCTGAAGTACCTGGGCCGGAAGGTCCCGCCCGACGCCCCGCCGCAGGCATTGGAGCATCTCCTGGACGTGCCGACCGAGTATCAGAGGGCGGGCCAGCCGCCGCGGCCGGGCGTCATCGCCGGGACGGCGGTCATCGGCGTCCCGGTCACCGACTACGTCCCGGAGACGGTCCAGGTCGGGGCGGGCCGGCGCGTGCTGGCGTGGTTCCTGGCGGCGGCGGCGACGGCGGCGTTTCTGTTCATCTGGCGAGCGGCGGTCCATCGGCCGGGCCGCGTCGGCTGGCGCGTGGCGATGGCCCTGGCGGCGCTCTCGGCCGTCGGCCTTTATGTCGCCGCCCTCACGGCGCCCGTCCATCCGGGCCAGGTGATCCGGCCGGAGGTCGTGGACTACCCGCTGCTCAAGCGCGGCGACGACCTGGTGGTCTCGACGATTCCGGTCCGCCCGTCGGGCGCGATCGAGACGGAGCCGGGCGGCCTCCCGAAGGTCTCGAGCCGGGTCTTCGCCCTCGTCGATGTGTTCCGGAGCAAGTACTGGGAGGCCGATTCGTCGCACCTGTACGTCGAGTTTGCGGTAGCCCAGCAGATGGCGGGGATGGAAGGCTCGCCGGCCGAGGGCGTCCCGGCACGGGCGAGTCAGATCCAGGTGAAGATCCGCGACCCCGCCGCGGCCGGAACGGTCGTGGACCGCATCCAGAAGGCCTGGGAGGCGTTTCAGGCCGAGCGCCCGGACGCCGACCTGCCCCACGTCACCGTCAACACCTGGGAGACGCAGCAGCGGATGATCCTGACGGTCGTCGAGGTCGAGCGGAACATTACGACGCTGATGCTCGGGCTCATGTTCATCGGCTTCGCGGTGCTCATCGCCCTGATTTCCTACGTCATGGCGTACATCAAGAGCCGGGACGTCGGCATCCTGAAGGCCGTCGGCGCGAGTGACGCGGGCGTGGGGAGCCTCTTCCTGGGCTACGGTTTTCTCATCGGCCTTTTGGGGACCGCGCTGGGGATGGTGGGGGCGCTTTTGATGCTCCATTACCTGGACCCGATCGAACTCTGGGTGAACCAGACGCTGGAGGTGAACGTCTTCCCGCGGGAGATGTACTACTTCGACCACATTCCGCGCCACC from the Planctomycetota bacterium genome contains:
- a CDS encoding YlbF family regulator; its protein translation is YKRLMEADARVRGDESASEALKAYNGAVMKIAEKEQKRQPIEVEEKRAVERLRGAVVANEAIKAFMQAQADYAELMKKMNDAIYSQLEAPSEDTEE
- a CDS encoding HDIG domain-containing protein: MPRTYIEQLRAPGQIVEDVYQVASKDFRTTKKGAYFISARLRDRTGELRAIMWDATEALFAAIPQEGYALVKGRVGEYGGELQVVIEAMRPARESEVTAADFLPVGPGDPEQDLARLKAILDEIERPALKALVGAVWDDKTLIENFKRAPAAEKLHHAYLGGLVEHTLSVAEAAVLVCRHYPKLDRDILLVGVLWHDLGKTRELAYEKALGYTDPGRLVGHLVQGVRMLDEKIAAVRAAGAAPAGRSASCGGADFPEELADVLRHMILAHHGQYAFGSPKLPMTAEAFALHHLDNLDAKLHAFFRDVGADADPARRWTSWNRMFEERLYKGFEEVEPDETADA
- the lysS gene encoding lysine--tRNA ligase, whose amino-acid sequence is MPSEYEAQRRKKADALRAMGLDPFGRRFPDGISAAEARRRFEAAGEGAPARVAGRLMAVREFGKLVFADLVDWTGRIQVAFSRKTLPEAVWEKVKQLDLGDWVGVEGRLTKTRTGEVTVAVETLEILAKALLPPPEKWHGLQDVEARYRQRYVDLFANPEVRDLFLARSLILEETRRFLKERSFVEVETPVLQPIYGGAAARPFTTHHNTLDVDLYLRISPELYLKRLLVGGMERVFEIGRVFRNEGVSTRHNPEFTMLEAYQAYADYTDMMELTESLVEHLARTVSGGKTCLKFGEHPIEYRAPWRRAKYADLLEEHAAVRLGDEEAVRAKARALGLEESNKHVDIVTHDLFERTVEEHLVQPVFVMDWPARLCPLTKRKADDPTIAERFEPMVAGMELGNAYTELNDPDMQEAALRLQLEGQKETMAVMDEDFLAALKHGMPPAGGLGIGMDRLVMLLVGAPSIRDVVLFPQLRPRAT